In Treponema sp. OMZ 798, the following proteins share a genomic window:
- the nifJ gene encoding pyruvate:ferredoxin (flavodoxin) oxidoreductase, translating to MQKKTQTMTGNNAASYVAYAFTDVAAIYPITPSSDMAELVDSWAANGRKNIFGQTVLVSELESEAGAAGSMHGALSAGALASSFTASQGLLLMIPNMYKMSGELLPGVLHVSARALSSHALSIFGDHQDVMACRQTGFGMLASGSVQEIIDLGGIAHLAAIKGRVPFLHFFDGFRTSHELQNVELIDYEEFAKMLDWKALNDWRTTAMNPEHPFTKGTAQNPDVYFQASEASNKFYTDVVEIVADYMKQISALTGRTYRPFDYHGAPDAERVIIAMGSITETAEETVDYLVSKGEKVGLIKVRLYRPFSPKYLFDVMPKTVKKIAVLDRTKEKGALYEPLHLDILGAYIDVPNKPLIVGGRYGLASKDTTPSMVKAVFDNLKADAPKNNFTVGIEDDLTNLSLPVLEEIKTEPAGTIRCKFWGFGSDGTVGANKSAIKIIGDSTGMYAQAYFAYDSKKSGGVTISHLRFGKQPIKSTYLISDADFISCSKQSYVHQYDLLKGLKKGGTFLLNCLWSDEELEANLPGEMKRFIAKNEIKFYTINATGIAQDIGLGGRINMIMQSAFFKLAEIIPIEEAVDSLKKSIVRDYGKKGEDIVNMNYAAVEKGVNSLHMVAVPAAWANAEDSAILNSHLPPYVRNVLIPINRQEGDALKVSTFKGVEDGRMPNCTSRYEKRGVAVEVPHWIKENCIQCNQCSFVCPHAVIRPFLLDEKERSAKPEGFETIKANGKGLEGLEYRMQVSVMDCTGCSNCANVCPAKNKALVMKPLAEEEAQAKNWDYAVDNVSTKHGLMDQFSVKGSQFKQPLLEFHGACAGCGETAYATLVTRLFGDRMMIANASGCSSIWGGSYPTAGFTYNEKGKGPTWASSLFEDNANYGYGMALGARKLREQAEDYMKKFIELNVGTDFTPLFKEWIENKKDVEANILTCDKIKALFDAHQPPRNTAVKNTDAADYLPQPESHTFKYNTGNIEADRLLEYIYKLKDFIVKKSVWSFGGDGWAYDIGYGGLDHTMASGEDFNILVFDTEVYSNTGGQSSKSTPTAAVAKFAAGGKRIRKKDLGAMLMTYGYVYVAQVAIGSNMSQFVKAIKEAESYDGPSIVICYAPCINHGLRSGMGRSVEQEKKAVEAGYWHLYRFDPRLKAEGKNPFQLDSKEPTGSFQDFINSEVRYTSLKKTFPDVAEVLFKHAEEDAKERYNRYKRMAE from the coding sequence ATGCAAAAGAAAACACAAACAATGACCGGTAATAATGCGGCTTCGTATGTAGCCTATGCCTTTACCGATGTGGCTGCCATTTATCCGATTACGCCCTCATCAGATATGGCTGAGCTGGTTGACTCATGGGCTGCCAACGGAAGAAAAAATATTTTCGGTCAAACTGTTCTTGTTTCGGAATTGGAATCCGAAGCGGGAGCTGCAGGATCAATGCACGGAGCCCTTTCTGCCGGAGCCTTAGCTTCAAGCTTTACAGCCAGTCAGGGGCTTTTACTTATGATACCCAATATGTACAAGATGTCTGGTGAACTTTTGCCGGGTGTTTTGCATGTATCGGCCAGAGCCCTTTCGTCTCATGCCCTTTCTATTTTCGGCGATCATCAGGACGTTATGGCTTGCCGTCAGACCGGTTTCGGTATGCTTGCCTCAGGCTCGGTTCAGGAAATCATCGACCTCGGCGGTATTGCTCACCTTGCAGCAATAAAGGGAAGAGTTCCCTTCCTCCACTTTTTTGACGGGTTTAGAACCAGCCATGAACTTCAAAATGTCGAACTCATCGATTATGAAGAGTTCGCAAAGATGCTTGATTGGAAGGCCTTAAACGATTGGCGCACCACAGCCATGAATCCCGAGCATCCCTTTACAAAGGGAACGGCTCAAAACCCCGATGTTTATTTCCAAGCCTCGGAAGCCTCAAATAAATTCTACACAGACGTTGTAGAAATAGTTGCAGACTATATGAAGCAGATTTCTGCCTTGACAGGAAGAACTTACCGCCCCTTCGACTATCACGGAGCACCCGATGCCGAACGAGTAATTATCGCCATGGGTTCTATCACCGAGACGGCCGAAGAAACGGTTGACTACCTTGTTTCTAAGGGAGAAAAGGTAGGTCTTATTAAGGTAAGACTTTACCGCCCCTTCTCGCCTAAATATCTTTTTGATGTAATGCCGAAGACGGTTAAAAAGATTGCCGTTCTTGACCGAACAAAGGAAAAAGGCGCTCTTTATGAACCCCTTCATTTGGATATACTCGGTGCTTACATTGATGTACCCAATAAGCCCTTAATCGTGGGCGGAAGGTACGGCTTGGCTTCTAAGGATACGACCCCCTCAATGGTAAAGGCCGTATTCGATAATCTTAAAGCCGATGCACCTAAAAATAACTTTACTGTAGGAATCGAAGACGATCTTACCAATTTAAGCCTTCCTGTTTTAGAGGAAATTAAAACCGAACCTGCCGGAACAATCAGATGTAAATTCTGGGGCTTCGGTTCTGACGGAACTGTCGGTGCAAATAAGAGCGCCATCAAGATTATCGGAGACAGCACGGGTATGTATGCCCAGGCCTATTTTGCCTATGACAGTAAAAAATCGGGAGGCGTAACAATTTCTCACCTCCGCTTCGGAAAGCAGCCGATAAAGTCAACATACCTTATAAGCGATGCCGACTTTATTTCTTGTTCAAAACAGTCCTATGTTCATCAATACGATTTATTGAAGGGCTTAAAAAAAGGCGGAACCTTCTTGCTTAACTGTCTCTGGTCAGATGAGGAGCTTGAAGCCAACCTCCCCGGCGAGATGAAACGCTTTATCGCAAAAAATGAAATTAAGTTTTATACCATAAACGCTACAGGTATTGCTCAAGATATCGGTCTGGGCGGAAGAATCAATATGATAATGCAGTCTGCCTTCTTTAAACTTGCAGAAATTATTCCTATTGAAGAAGCCGTTGACAGTTTAAAAAAATCCATAGTAAGAGATTACGGTAAAAAGGGTGAAGACATCGTAAACATGAACTATGCAGCAGTAGAAAAGGGAGTTAACTCTCTTCACATGGTTGCCGTTCCTGCCGCTTGGGCAAATGCAGAGGATTCTGCTATTTTAAATTCTCATCTTCCGCCCTATGTACGCAATGTACTTATTCCTATCAACAGGCAGGAAGGCGATGCTCTAAAGGTAAGTACCTTTAAGGGTGTTGAAGACGGAAGAATGCCTAACTGCACAAGCCGATATGAAAAGCGCGGCGTTGCTGTTGAAGTTCCGCATTGGATAAAGGAAAACTGTATTCAGTGTAACCAGTGTTCATTTGTATGTCCGCACGCCGTAATCCGCCCCTTCCTTCTTGACGAAAAAGAAAGATCTGCAAAGCCTGAAGGCTTTGAGACAATAAAGGCCAACGGAAAAGGTCTTGAAGGGCTTGAGTACAGGATGCAGGTTTCGGTTATGGACTGCACAGGCTGTTCAAACTGTGCAAATGTCTGTCCTGCAAAGAACAAGGCCCTCGTTATGAAGCCCTTAGCAGAGGAAGAAGCTCAGGCGAAAAACTGGGACTATGCAGTTGACAATGTTTCTACAAAGCACGGTCTTATGGATCAGTTCTCGGTTAAGGGAAGCCAGTTTAAGCAGCCTCTCTTGGAATTCCACGGAGCTTGTGCAGGCTGCGGCGAAACAGCTTATGCAACCCTTGTTACCCGTCTTTTCGGAGACCGCATGATGATAGCAAATGCTTCAGGCTGTTCTTCGATATGGGGAGGTTCTTATCCCACTGCCGGCTTTACCTATAACGAAAAGGGTAAGGGTCCCACTTGGGCAAGTTCTCTTTTTGAAGACAATGCAAACTACGGCTACGGAATGGCCCTCGGTGCCCGCAAGCTAAGAGAACAAGCCGAAGACTATATGAAAAAATTTATCGAGCTCAATGTCGGAACCGATTTTACTCCGCTCTTTAAAGAATGGATTGAAAACAAAAAAGATGTTGAAGCAAATATCCTGACCTGCGATAAGATTAAGGCCCTCTTTGATGCTCATCAGCCGCCTAGAAATACGGCCGTAAAGAATACGGATGCTGCCGATTATCTTCCTCAACCCGAAAGCCACACCTTCAAATATAATACGGGAAATATCGAGGCTGACAGGCTCTTGGAATATATCTACAAGCTGAAGGACTTTATCGTCAAAAAGAGTGTATGGTCCTTCGGAGGAGACGGATGGGCCTACGATATCGGTTACGGCGGTCTTGATCACACCATGGCTTCGGGCGAAGACTTTAACATCCTCGTATTCGATACTGAAGTTTATTCCAATACGGGAGGACAGTCCTCAAAGTCGACCCCCACAGCGGCTGTTGCAAAATTTGCGGCAGGCGGAAAACGAATCCGCAAAAAGGATTTGGGTGCAATGCTTATGACCTACGGCTATGTTTATGTAGCTCAGGTTGCCATAGGTTCCAATATGAGCCAGTTTGTAAAGGCCATAAAAGAAGCCGAAAGCTATGACGGTCCTTCTATCGTTATCTGTTACGCTCCCTGTATTAACCACGGACTCAGATCCGGAATGGGAAGAAGCGTTGAACAGGAGAAAAAGGCTGTTGAGGCCGGCTATTGGCACCTATACCGCTTTGACCCGCGCTTAAAAGCTGAAGGCAAAAATCCCTTCCAGCTCGACAGCAAGGAACCGACCGGCTCATTCCAAGACTTCATCAACTCCGAGGTCCGCTACACCTCGCTTAAAAAGACCTTCCCCGATGTTGCGGAAGTCTTATTCAAGCACGCAGAGGAAGACGCTAAGGAGAGGTATAATCGGTATAAGCGTATGGCCGAGTAA
- a CDS encoding Rpn family recombination-promoting nuclease/putative transposase produces the protein MKQAFKITLRNDYAFKRVFGVEENKDILQDFLECILDIPSENIAGLELLDKEFHKELLSEKLGVLDIKLRIKDGTFVDIEIQNLWHRDFAERTLYYWSKMYNGGIKQGQDYTKLPKCITINLIGQGFNKNKRLHNKYLVLEKDTKEPLLSKLEIHILNLEKAKTLKESQCKDNKTKGLLNWLKFIETDDKEVRKMLAQESPMMRKANTMIEIIEMSPKDRWLYESRMKYEHDKASCINEGYQQGLEAGIEQGFADGAYKTKLETASMFKKLGIDIEKIAEGTGLSKEEIQKL, from the coding sequence ATGAAACAAGCATTTAAAATTACCCTGCGAAACGACTACGCCTTTAAGCGTGTCTTCGGAGTAGAAGAAAACAAGGATATTCTACAGGATTTTCTGGAATGCATTCTGGATATTCCGTCTGAAAACATCGCAGGTTTGGAACTTTTAGATAAGGAGTTTCATAAGGAGCTTTTAAGTGAAAAATTAGGTGTATTGGATATAAAACTAAGAATAAAAGACGGAACTTTTGTAGATATCGAAATTCAAAACCTTTGGCACCGTGATTTTGCTGAGAGAACTTTGTATTATTGGTCTAAAATGTACAATGGAGGTATAAAGCAAGGTCAAGACTATACAAAACTTCCAAAGTGTATTACAATAAACTTAATAGGGCAAGGTTTTAATAAAAACAAACGTCTCCACAACAAGTATCTTGTTCTGGAAAAAGACACAAAAGAGCCCTTACTTTCAAAGCTTGAGATTCATATACTAAACCTTGAAAAAGCTAAAACCTTAAAAGAATCTCAATGCAAAGATAATAAAACAAAAGGCTTATTAAACTGGCTAAAATTTATCGAAACCGATGATAAGGAGGTAAGAAAGATGTTGGCACAAGAATCACCCATGATGAGAAAGGCAAATACAATGATAGAAATAATTGAAATGAGTCCCAAGGATAGATGGCTCTATGAATCCCGCATGAAATATGAACACGATAAAGCTTCATGTATAAATGAAGGTTATCAACAGGGGCTTGAAGCCGGAATTGAACAAGGCTTTGCTGATGGAGCATATAAAACAAAACTTGAAACAGCCTCTATGTTTAAAAAACTAGGAATAGATATCGAAAAAATAGCTGAAGGAACAGGCCTTAGTAAAGAAGAAATACAAAAATTATAG
- a CDS encoding RluA family pseudouridine synthase encodes MQNEVRILFEDNFFAVVLKNCGDNSQTFFKKAFSEKKYAEAVNRLDKPVSGLVLVAFSPQIHTKLNNLFKEKSVKKEYWAICKKREEAKTKSPAADFKINPKSLYKKELCEAYLEFNTKIQKGFVTESKQRGKKASLYWELSGIGDNYNFLRVFPETGRTHQIRIQLAHLGMPIKGDIKYGFERTEKSGGIRLHAYSLNFCHPQTKKQIEISALPPSPDKLWSACIEACLKAKEFDK; translated from the coding sequence ATGCAAAATGAAGTGAGAATTTTATTTGAAGACAATTTTTTTGCCGTGGTTTTAAAAAACTGCGGAGATAATTCCCAGACCTTTTTTAAAAAAGCCTTTAGCGAAAAAAAATATGCCGAGGCCGTAAACCGCTTGGATAAGCCGGTAAGCGGCTTGGTTCTTGTAGCTTTTTCTCCTCAAATACATACAAAACTAAATAATCTTTTTAAAGAAAAAAGTGTAAAAAAAGAATATTGGGCAATCTGCAAAAAAAGAGAAGAAGCCAAAACTAAATCCCCCGCAGCCGATTTTAAAATAAACCCTAAGTCTTTGTACAAAAAAGAATTGTGCGAAGCCTATCTTGAGTTTAACACCAAAATACAAAAGGGCTTTGTAACCGAATCAAAACAAAGAGGAAAAAAAGCCTCGCTTTATTGGGAGCTTTCAGGTATCGGCGATAACTATAATTTTTTACGGGTCTTTCCCGAAACAGGCCGCACCCATCAAATCCGCATTCAGCTCGCCCATTTGGGGATGCCAATAAAGGGAGACATCAAATACGGCTTTGAGCGCACCGAAAAATCGGGCGGAATAAGACTCCACGCCTACTCCCTAAATTTCTGCCATCCTCAAACAAAAAAACAAATAGAAATTTCCGCCCTTCCGCCCTCTCCCGATAAGCTATGGTCGGCCTGCATTGAAGCTTGCTTAAAAGCAAAAGAGTTTGACAAATAG
- a CDS encoding glycine C-acetyltransferase has product MSNIHDMEFLQKKVQELKEQGLYKELVTLEGPSDAECVINGKKVINLSSNNYLGFANHPRLKKAAIEAIEKYGAGAGAVRPIIGNMKIHDDLEKLLAEFKREEAVLAFQSGFNCNAGVIQAITDKGDLIISDQLNHASIIDGTRLSKADKAVFQHSDMADLERVLKEKRNNYNNVLIITDGVFSMDGDIAKLPEIVALAEKYNCLTYVDDAHSSGVLGESGRGTVDHFKLHGRVDVAMGTLSKAIGVVGGYVAGKKVTIDWLKNRGRPFLFSTGLPPAAVGAAIEAVKMLMESTEHTDKLWANAKHFKEGLGKLGYNIGRSETPITPIIIGDEAKTLEFSKKLFENGMFSGPIVFPTVPKGTGRVRCMVTAGHTTEQLDRAVKICEKVGKEMGIL; this is encoded by the coding sequence ATGTCGAATATCCATGATATGGAATTTTTACAAAAGAAAGTTCAAGAATTAAAAGAGCAGGGCTTATACAAGGAGCTTGTTACTCTTGAAGGTCCGAGTGACGCGGAATGTGTTATTAACGGAAAAAAAGTTATTAACCTTTCATCCAACAACTACCTAGGATTTGCCAATCATCCTCGCCTTAAAAAGGCTGCTATCGAAGCAATCGAAAAATACGGAGCCGGAGCCGGAGCCGTACGCCCCATCATCGGTAACATGAAGATTCATGACGACTTGGAAAAACTCTTAGCCGAATTTAAAAGAGAAGAAGCCGTTTTAGCCTTCCAATCGGGTTTTAACTGCAATGCAGGCGTTATCCAGGCCATTACAGATAAGGGAGACCTAATCATCTCCGATCAGCTTAACCACGCTTCAATCATCGACGGTACCCGCCTTTCAAAAGCCGACAAGGCAGTTTTCCAACACTCGGATATGGCTGACCTTGAAAGAGTTTTAAAAGAAAAAAGAAACAACTACAACAACGTTTTGATTATAACCGACGGAGTTTTCTCTATGGACGGAGATATCGCCAAGCTCCCCGAAATCGTTGCTCTTGCAGAAAAATATAATTGTCTAACCTATGTTGACGATGCCCACTCAAGCGGTGTTTTGGGAGAAAGCGGACGCGGAACCGTAGACCACTTTAAGCTTCACGGAAGGGTTGATGTTGCAATGGGAACTCTTTCAAAGGCTATCGGTGTCGTAGGCGGTTATGTCGCAGGAAAGAAGGTAACAATCGACTGGCTTAAAAACAGAGGCCGCCCCTTCTTATTCTCGACAGGTCTTCCTCCTGCAGCAGTAGGAGCCGCCATAGAAGCCGTTAAGATGCTCATGGAATCAACCGAACATACGGACAAACTTTGGGCAAATGCCAAGCACTTTAAAGAGGGCTTAGGAAAGCTCGGCTACAATATCGGCCGCAGCGAAACCCCCATCACCCCGATTATCATCGGAGATGAGGCCAAGACCTTGGAATTCTCCAAAAAGCTCTTTGAAAACGGTATGTTCTCAGGCCCCATCGTATTCCCCACAGTTCCCAAGGGAACCGGCCGAGTCCGATGTATGGTAACTGCAGGCCACACCACAGAGCAGCTTGACAGAGCCGTAAAAATCTGTGAAAAAGTCGGCAAAGAAATGGGAATTCTTTAA
- a CDS encoding cytidine/deoxycytidylate deaminase family protein: protein MAATNNNEEKYKRPSWDEYFMDVCRAIAKRATCDRGRSGCVIARDHQILVTGYVGAPTGLPHCDDVGHQFKKLQHEDGSITQHCVRTVHAEQNAICQAAKRGIGIDGATLYCKMTPCRTCAMLIINCGIVRVVAEKRYHDSADTIEMFKKAGIILEHISDSLEEYKGQ, encoded by the coding sequence ATGGCAGCAACAAATAACAATGAAGAAAAATATAAGCGCCCCTCATGGGATGAATACTTTATGGATGTTTGCAGGGCAATTGCAAAAAGAGCTACCTGTGACCGCGGAAGGTCGGGCTGTGTTATTGCACGCGATCACCAAATTCTTGTTACCGGCTATGTAGGAGCTCCCACAGGCCTTCCTCATTGCGATGATGTCGGTCACCAATTTAAAAAACTTCAGCACGAGGACGGAAGCATTACCCAACACTGCGTGAGAACCGTCCATGCAGAACAAAACGCCATCTGTCAGGCAGCAAAGCGAGGTATCGGCATAGACGGAGCAACCCTCTACTGCAAGATGACCCCCTGCCGTACTTGCGCCATGCTCATCATAAATTGCGGAATAGTGCGTGTCGTAGCCGAAAAACGCTATCACGATTCAGCCGATACAATCGAAATGTTTAAAAAAGCAGGGATAATCCTTGAGCATATTTCCGATTCACTCGAAGAATATAAGGGTCAGTAG
- a CDS encoding pyridoxal-phosphate dependent enzyme, translating into MKFYDITDKNIQVSFKEAVLRGFNSETGGVFMPAEFGKVSQAMIYRNPPSSFRDISFEIIKNFCGDEIPEGDLMSIIAQFYPHRLPINPITPTTYVLELFHGPTCNYKDIGAGFLAYLLEYFNRDEDGEINLIVAASGERACALASAVSKVTGVNALLLYPQGSLTEIQENILSSMPKNIYPVCVEGSFEDCENLVDKAIKDEDLLKKLKLVSGGALNIAPLLPQTAFFVYAALTVLYRSDYDNKIENPSIIASVPSGSFSSLTAALIAKKMGTPISGFISAENENHALSDWLTLGDFEKRTAIKTNTPALDIPNTINFKRMLQIYDFEELKKLIIPYWLDGAGTVTAVRSCHERTGYIIDPYGGMAWTAWQDIYHGVLNSVKRKNSESGEEPGIPSKYADVETWASSIRRNNMIGIILQTSHPAKFPEIMKPAIGRPPSLPDRLESLQYRPLKAVNLSPDYYEFKEWALSL; encoded by the coding sequence ATGAAATTTTACGATATAACCGATAAAAATATTCAGGTCTCTTTTAAAGAAGCCGTACTAAGAGGTTTTAACTCTGAAACGGGGGGAGTTTTTATGCCGGCGGAATTCGGCAAGGTAAGTCAGGCCATGATTTACCGAAATCCTCCGTCTTCTTTTAGGGATATAAGTTTTGAAATTATAAAGAATTTTTGCGGAGACGAAATCCCTGAAGGCGATCTAATGTCGATAATAGCCCAGTTTTATCCTCACAGGCTACCGATAAACCCGATAACGCCCACAACCTACGTTTTAGAGCTATTTCACGGACCTACATGCAACTACAAGGACATCGGGGCCGGTTTTTTAGCCTATCTTTTAGAATATTTTAACAGAGACGAAGACGGAGAGATTAACCTCATTGTTGCAGCCTCAGGAGAAAGAGCCTGTGCTCTTGCCTCAGCCGTTTCCAAGGTTACGGGAGTCAATGCCCTCCTTTTATATCCTCAAGGCTCATTAACGGAAATACAGGAAAACATCCTTTCTTCAATGCCTAAAAATATCTACCCCGTTTGTGTGGAAGGATCCTTTGAAGATTGTGAAAATCTTGTGGATAAGGCAATAAAAGATGAAGATTTACTGAAAAAATTAAAATTGGTCTCGGGAGGAGCCTTAAACATAGCACCTCTTTTACCGCAAACGGCCTTTTTTGTATATGCAGCCCTGACCGTCTTATACCGCAGCGATTACGATAACAAAATTGAAAATCCTTCAATTATAGCTTCAGTGCCTTCAGGAAGTTTTTCATCTCTTACGGCAGCCCTGATTGCAAAAAAAATGGGAACTCCAATAAGCGGCTTTATTTCGGCAGAAAACGAAAATCATGCTCTTTCAGACTGGCTGACCCTTGGAGATTTTGAAAAAAGAACAGCAATAAAAACCAATACGCCGGCCCTGGATATTCCAAATACAATCAACTTTAAACGTATGCTTCAAATCTACGATTTTGAAGAACTAAAAAAACTGATAATTCCTTATTGGCTTGACGGTGCAGGAACCGTGACAGCTGTCAGGTCTTGTCATGAAAGAACAGGTTATATTATCGATCCTTACGGCGGTATGGCGTGGACTGCATGGCAGGATATCTACCACGGAGTCTTAAATTCAGTAAAGAGAAAAAATTCCGAAAGCGGCGAAGAACCGGGAATTCCTTCAAAATATGCAGATGTAGAAACATGGGCATCTTCGATCCGGAGAAACAACATGATAGGCATAATTCTTCAGACCTCTCATCCTGCAAAGTTCCCCGAAATCATGAAACCGGCCATAGGAAGGCCGCCTTCATTACCGGATAGACTTGAAAGCCTGCAATATAGGCCCTTAAAAGCGGTAAATCTCTCTCCCGACTATTACGAATTCAAAGAATGGGCATTATCTCTCTAA
- a CDS encoding thymidine phosphorylase produces the protein MRATDIIMKKRGIKGQNLEPLNRKEIEFIVNSYVRGEIPEYQISAWLMAVYFNGMTFEETAVLTDVMLHSGKVMDLSGLEGPFVDKHSTGGVGDKLSLPLAPIVASNGIKVPMMSGRALGHTGGTLDKLEAVTGYRTNLTEAEFRSFIEKTGFAMTGQTKEIVPADRLLYAMRDVTATVESVPLITSSILSKKVAEGSEALVFDVKCGKGAFMKTLDDAEALAVSLVGTAKAMGKKARALITNMNEPLGTMAGNFLEIEETIDILKGQGPADSTELTLHLAAHMLILGGKAKTEEEGLVLAKEAVSSGKALELFMQNIELQGGNPKTLMAEYKTRRSKFFEELRAEKDGFIESINAFEVGMAGVNLGVGRNKTTDPVCPDAGVEILKHKGDSVKKGDLIMRVYGKDSASVSASMPLLKNALAYSDKAPQKDKLIFKIIKQEDL, from the coding sequence ATGAGAGCAACAGATATTATTATGAAAAAACGCGGAATAAAGGGGCAAAATCTTGAACCCTTAAACCGCAAAGAGATAGAGTTTATTGTAAATTCTTATGTAAGAGGTGAAATCCCCGAATACCAGATTTCGGCATGGCTTATGGCCGTGTATTTTAACGGAATGACCTTTGAAGAAACTGCCGTCCTTACCGATGTTATGCTTCATTCCGGGAAGGTTATGGATCTTTCAGGGCTTGAAGGGCCCTTTGTCGATAAACACTCTACCGGAGGGGTAGGGGATAAGCTCTCTCTTCCGCTTGCACCCATTGTTGCGTCAAACGGCATTAAGGTTCCCATGATGAGCGGCCGGGCCCTTGGCCATACGGGCGGAACCCTCGATAAGCTTGAAGCCGTTACGGGTTACCGTACCAACTTAACGGAAGCCGAATTTAGATCCTTTATAGAAAAAACAGGCTTTGCGATGACGGGGCAGACAAAGGAAATTGTTCCTGCCGACCGCCTCCTTTATGCGATGCGCGATGTTACGGCCACGGTCGAATCGGTTCCGCTTATTACTTCGAGTATTTTGTCGAAAAAAGTTGCGGAAGGCTCCGAAGCCCTCGTTTTCGATGTAAAATGCGGAAAGGGCGCCTTTATGAAGACCTTGGACGATGCAGAGGCTCTTGCAGTGAGCCTTGTAGGCACGGCTAAGGCGATGGGAAAAAAGGCGAGGGCTCTTATAACCAATATGAATGAACCCCTCGGCACAATGGCCGGAAACTTTTTGGAAATAGAAGAAACCATCGATATTCTAAAGGGACAAGGCCCCGCCGACAGCACCGAGCTCACCCTGCATCTGGCAGCCCACATGCTCATCCTCGGCGGCAAGGCAAAGACTGAAGAAGAAGGCCTTGTTCTTGCAAAAGAAGCCGTAAGCTCAGGCAAGGCCTTGGAGCTTTTTATGCAGAATATAGAACTTCAGGGCGGTAATCCTAAGACCCTCATGGCCGAGTACAAAACCCGCCGAAGCAAATTCTTTGAAGAATTGAGGGCCGAGAAGGACGGCTTTATCGAAAGCATAAATGCCTTTGAGGTCGGAATGGCCGGCGTAAACCTCGGAGTCGGAAGAAACAAAACCACCGATCCCGTATGCCCCGATGCCGGAGTCGAAATTTTAAAGCACAAGGGAGACTCTGTAAAAAAAGGCGACCTTATAATGAGGGTCTACGGAAAGGATTCGGCTTCCGTTTCCGCTTCGATGCCCTTATTGAAAAATGCCTTAGCATATTCCGATAAGGCTCCGCAAAAGGATAAGCTTATTTTTAAAATTATCAAACAAGAAGATCTTTAA